The following proteins are co-located in the Polymorphospora rubra genome:
- a CDS encoding helix-turn-helix domain-containing protein, translating to MSYKHPPTSLRARWLAEQMRSLRKQRRVTLKTATRHLGPNHSGLSRWELAAWPFPADAVTALLDVYQITDARRRTTLLHLANNPQRRDAWDRDDLPPSHPHQENAVPFPERHRPTVRSQWLADQLRQLRVNRRLTLQQVAPQLGVEWSTLCRFELGELKLKYDTVTALLDIYHVFDDRQRDQLCSLALDARHGDHWDIDFGDELPYRPYVNLAWLETRATQIRYYATTRIPDLLQTPEYTARLIQTQMGIRQPTPEHQAAVAAHAARRHTFHEGKTRLSAVITETALRTPVGDAHLMEQQIAHLHKLARQPRHTIRILPDGHEAAARYDTPFTVFDMPDPYPPVAVTQSLAGRLYLEHPRSLRFTVAHDHLHTTAQDLTPAPASPPTQPNGKAEGAATAAAPGTTNDAGRRTSAATRTTIHTQPNLARARVNDPHPTPAIPAPAQEGKR from the coding sequence GTGTCGTACAAACATCCGCCGACCAGCCTGCGCGCGCGGTGGCTGGCCGAGCAGATGCGCAGCCTCCGCAAACAACGACGCGTCACTCTCAAGACCGCCACCCGGCACCTCGGGCCCAACCACTCCGGCCTGTCCAGATGGGAACTAGCCGCATGGCCGTTCCCCGCCGACGCGGTGACCGCCCTGCTCGACGTCTACCAGATCACCGACGCCCGCCGCCGCACCACGCTGCTGCACCTCGCCAACAACCCACAACGCCGCGACGCATGGGATCGCGACGACCTCCCACCGAGCCACCCGCACCAGGAGAACGCCGTGCCCTTCCCCGAACGCCACCGGCCCACCGTCCGCAGCCAGTGGCTCGCCGACCAACTCCGCCAACTACGCGTCAACCGCCGCCTCACCCTGCAACAGGTCGCCCCGCAACTCGGCGTCGAATGGAGCACCCTGTGCCGGTTCGAACTCGGCGAACTCAAACTCAAATACGACACCGTCACCGCACTACTCGACATCTACCACGTCTTCGACGACCGGCAACGCGACCAACTGTGCTCCCTCGCCCTCGACGCCCGACACGGCGACCACTGGGACATCGACTTCGGCGACGAACTGCCCTACCGCCCCTACGTCAACCTCGCATGGCTCGAAACCCGCGCCACCCAGATCCGCTACTACGCCACCACCCGCATCCCCGACCTGCTCCAAACCCCCGAATACACCGCCCGCCTCATCCAAACCCAGATGGGCATCCGCCAACCCACCCCCGAACACCAGGCCGCCGTCGCCGCCCACGCCGCCCGCCGCCACACGTTCCACGAGGGAAAAACCCGACTGTCGGCCGTGATCACCGAAACCGCCCTGCGAACCCCAGTCGGCGACGCCCACCTGATGGAGCAACAGATTGCCCACCTCCACAAACTCGCCCGCCAGCCCCGCCACACCATCCGCATACTGCCCGACGGGCACGAGGCCGCCGCACGCTACGACACCCCGTTCACCGTCTTCGACATGCCCGACCCCTACCCACCCGTCGCCGTCACCCAGAGCCTCGCCGGCCGCCTCTACCTCGAACACCCCCGCAGCCTGCGCTTCACCGTCGCCCACGACCACCTCCACACCACCGCTCAGGACCTCACGCCTGCCCCGGCCAGCCCACCCACCCAACCGAACGGGAAAGCCGAGGGTGCCGCCACCGCAGCGGCTCCGGGCACCACGAACGACGCAGGTCGTCGCACCTCGGCCGCAACCCGCACCACCATCCACACCCAGCCGAACCTGGCCCGCGCACGCGTCAACGACCCACACCCGACGCCGGCCATTCCCGCACCGGCCCAGGAGGGAAAACGATGA
- a CDS encoding lanthionine synthetase C family protein, whose translation MTPTPLPTPLRQAAETTASRIAALLVEPPPLDFAADDHGPRSTRWHAQSLSKGAAGVAILHGVRAQTGHSGWEPVHAWLRCATTDQLSNGTGAGLWFGTPAVTHALTTAAPHARPAALDALDHAVADLVERRLAAADARLAARVRPPLSEFDLVRGLTGLGAHLLRRDPHGYLLRRVLAYLVRLTEPVDADDDAGRAAPGWWSADLHDRGIPVPGGHANLGMAHGITGPLALLALAMREDVTVPGQAEAIGRICTWLDGWRQESPAGPWWPERITAAELRAGTPAASGPGRPSWCYGTPGVARAQQLAGIALADPGRQHAAEDALTRCVTDPGQLDRIIDPTLCHGWAGLAATVWYAAADARATSLPAAISRIAGLLIHHAIDTTLAPSGLITGPAGVALTLHTLATGTDIRWTTSLLIN comes from the coding sequence ATGACCCCCACGCCACTTCCGACCCCGTTGCGACAGGCCGCCGAGACCACAGCCTCGCGCATCGCTGCCCTCCTGGTTGAGCCACCGCCGCTGGACTTCGCGGCGGACGACCACGGGCCACGAAGCACCCGCTGGCACGCCCAGTCCCTGTCCAAAGGCGCCGCCGGAGTCGCCATCCTGCACGGCGTACGAGCCCAGACAGGACACAGCGGATGGGAACCGGTCCACGCGTGGCTGCGGTGCGCGACCACCGACCAGCTCAGCAACGGCACCGGGGCCGGACTGTGGTTCGGCACCCCCGCTGTCACCCACGCCCTGACCACCGCCGCGCCGCACGCCCGCCCGGCAGCACTCGATGCACTCGACCATGCCGTCGCGGATCTGGTGGAGCGGCGGCTGGCTGCCGCCGACGCCCGTCTCGCGGCGCGAGTCCGGCCGCCGCTGTCGGAGTTCGACCTCGTACGCGGGCTGACCGGTCTGGGAGCCCACCTGCTTCGCCGCGACCCGCACGGCTACCTGCTTCGCCGGGTGCTGGCGTACCTGGTGCGGCTCACCGAGCCTGTCGATGCCGACGACGACGCGGGCCGGGCAGCGCCGGGCTGGTGGAGCGCCGACCTACACGACCGCGGGATCCCGGTGCCGGGCGGGCATGCCAACCTCGGGATGGCACACGGCATCACCGGCCCCCTGGCTTTGCTCGCCCTGGCGATGCGTGAGGACGTCACGGTGCCTGGCCAGGCCGAGGCGATCGGCCGGATCTGTACCTGGCTGGACGGTTGGCGGCAGGAGAGCCCTGCGGGGCCCTGGTGGCCGGAGAGGATCACGGCAGCCGAGCTGCGCGCCGGCACGCCTGCCGCAAGCGGACCGGGTCGGCCGTCCTGGTGCTACGGCACCCCCGGCGTGGCCCGTGCCCAGCAACTCGCCGGGATCGCCCTCGCCGACCCCGGCCGTCAGCATGCGGCCGAAGATGCTCTGACCCGCTGCGTGACCGACCCCGGCCAACTCGACCGGATCATCGACCCGACGTTGTGCCATGGCTGGGCAGGACTGGCCGCCACCGTCTGGTACGCCGCCGCAGACGCCCGCGCCACCAGCCTGCCCGCCGCCATTTCCCGCATCGCGGGCTTGCTGATTCACCACGCCATCGACACCACCCTGGCGCCATCCGGCCTGATCACCGGCCCCGCAGGAGTCGCCCTCACGCTGCACACCCTTGCCACCGGCACCGACATCCGCTGGACCACCAGCCTGCTGATCAACTAG
- the fxlM gene encoding methyltransferase, FxLD system → MDLDPEPDTEPSPDTMPVSRWRQVNLTFTDGQTAEEYAATRLGPALCAAEDDSIITAFWFIRKRQTWRLRLLPGARLARVYALLADITDDDRIVGVAEPAYRPEAYALGGDQAMTTAHILFHADSRHILTHLATAGGSHRRELGVLLATHLMRAAGLEFSEQGDVWQHLATRRHQPNAPAPSPRLIADVQRLLTATDETPESPLGVTPQWPKAHHQAGENLGFLDRHGVLTRDLRGVLTHHILFLFNRLGITAADAWLLATAAVHVTFHQPPDTYTSHRSIRTTDSRVNAVNTSPTAPETPSAAALREQLVTTLKERGHIRSATVEQAFRTVPREQFLPGVDLETVYTRRQIVTKRDPNGAALSSASSPSLVADMLEQLDPQPGDRVLEIGAATGINAALLAELTSPGGQVVTIELDQDLADGARTGLTRAGYHTVQVVCGDGALGHPATAPYDRIIVTAGAWDITTAWWNQLADHGRIVVPLRVHESGLTRCFAFNRTTPNTLVSATTPLVCGFVPMRGTTEHTDHHVRLDTDVVLKLDATDQPDRAALAHTLNHPRHERWTNIQVSDTDPIGHLDLWLLANTNTPFGRLGVGDTARTSGLVTPAYRWAGAALYHDGTIAYLAFQPITDGHHQLGAIAHGPNADKLATELTNLLDQWNTTGRPNRPTVTAHRTGTRPVEPGDINRPDTILTISF, encoded by the coding sequence TTGGACCTCGATCCCGAACCCGACACCGAGCCGTCACCCGACACGATGCCGGTCAGCCGGTGGCGCCAGGTCAACCTGACCTTCACCGACGGGCAGACCGCCGAGGAGTACGCCGCCACCCGGCTCGGCCCTGCCCTGTGCGCCGCCGAGGACGACAGCATCATCACCGCGTTCTGGTTCATCCGCAAACGCCAGACATGGCGGCTACGGCTGCTGCCCGGCGCCCGCCTCGCCCGCGTCTACGCACTACTCGCCGACATCACCGACGACGACCGCATCGTCGGTGTCGCCGAACCGGCCTACCGGCCCGAGGCGTACGCGCTCGGCGGCGACCAGGCCATGACGACCGCCCACATCCTCTTCCACGCCGACAGCCGCCACATCCTCACCCACCTCGCCACCGCCGGCGGCAGCCACCGACGCGAACTCGGCGTCCTGCTTGCCACCCACCTCATGCGCGCCGCCGGACTGGAGTTCTCTGAACAGGGCGACGTCTGGCAGCACCTCGCCACCCGCCGACACCAACCCAACGCGCCCGCACCGAGCCCTCGCCTGATCGCCGACGTGCAACGGCTACTCACCGCCACCGACGAGACGCCGGAAAGCCCGTTAGGCGTCACGCCGCAATGGCCGAAAGCACACCATCAGGCGGGGGAGAACCTTGGCTTCCTCGACCGGCACGGGGTACTGACCCGCGACCTACGCGGCGTGCTCACCCACCACATCCTGTTCCTGTTCAACCGGCTTGGCATCACCGCCGCCGACGCCTGGCTCCTCGCGACGGCCGCCGTGCACGTGACCTTTCACCAACCGCCCGACACCTACACCAGCCACCGATCCATCCGGACGACCGACAGTAGGGTCAACGCAGTGAACACCTCGCCAACCGCACCCGAAACCCCCAGCGCCGCCGCACTCCGCGAACAGCTCGTGACCACCCTCAAAGAACGTGGCCACATCCGTTCCGCCACCGTCGAACAGGCATTCCGCACGGTGCCCCGCGAACAGTTCCTGCCCGGCGTCGACCTGGAAACCGTCTACACCCGCCGCCAGATCGTCACCAAACGCGACCCCAACGGCGCCGCCCTGTCCTCGGCGTCGAGCCCCAGCCTCGTCGCCGACATGCTCGAACAACTCGACCCGCAGCCCGGAGACCGTGTCCTGGAGATCGGTGCGGCCACCGGCATCAACGCCGCCCTGCTCGCCGAACTGACCAGCCCCGGCGGCCAGGTCGTCACCATTGAACTCGACCAGGACCTCGCCGACGGCGCCCGCACCGGCCTCACCCGCGCCGGCTACCACACCGTCCAGGTGGTCTGCGGCGACGGAGCCCTCGGCCACCCCGCAACGGCCCCCTACGACCGGATCATCGTCACCGCCGGAGCTTGGGACATCACCACCGCATGGTGGAACCAACTCGCCGACCACGGTCGCATCGTCGTACCCCTACGCGTACACGAGAGCGGCCTGACCCGCTGCTTCGCCTTCAACCGCACCACCCCTAACACGCTGGTCAGCGCCACCACACCCCTGGTCTGCGGATTCGTGCCCATGCGCGGCACCACCGAACACACTGACCACCACGTACGCCTCGATACCGACGTGGTCCTCAAACTCGACGCCACCGACCAACCCGACCGCGCAGCCCTCGCCCACACCCTCAACCACCCCCGACACGAACGCTGGACCAACATCCAGGTCAGCGACACCGACCCCATCGGCCACCTCGACCTGTGGCTCCTCGCAAACACCAACACACCATTCGGCCGCCTCGGCGTCGGCGACACCGCCCGCACCAGCGGCCTGGTCACCCCCGCCTACCGATGGGCCGGAGCCGCCCTCTACCACGACGGCACCATCGCCTACCTCGCCTTCCAACCCATCACCGACGGCCACCACCAACTCGGCGCCATCGCCCACGGACCCAACGCCGACAAACTCGCCACCGAACTAACCAACCTCCTCGACCAATGGAACACCACCGGCCGCCCCAACCGACCCACCGTCACCGCCCACCGAACGGGAACCCGACCGGTCGAGCCCGGCGACATCAACCGCCCCGACACCATCCTCACGATCTCGTTCTGA
- a CDS encoding DUF6086 family protein: MSRSFQTTDGQMLWNPSNSMAALFAGKSADPHPDHSHPSGIAPRSQDEYIVDLEQFIAFVAAVTRWFDATCHAGEHALAAGWLSVARAEFLSATLLPGHTGAQVIDHSPIQRSSAPRGIQLSPPLDPVRLVEPVVWVAAGATCPPVIQVPCGGTHEQAACCQR; this comes from the coding sequence ATGAGTCGCTCCTTCCAGACCACCGACGGTCAGATGCTGTGGAATCCCTCCAACTCGATGGCAGCCCTGTTCGCCGGGAAGAGTGCAGACCCTCACCCAGATCACAGCCATCCCTCGGGTATCGCACCACGGAGCCAGGACGAGTACATCGTCGACCTCGAACAGTTCATCGCCTTCGTCGCCGCCGTTACCCGCTGGTTCGACGCCACCTGCCACGCTGGCGAGCACGCCCTGGCCGCCGGCTGGCTCTCTGTCGCCCGCGCCGAGTTCCTCAGCGCGACGCTACTACCCGGTCACACAGGCGCTCAGGTCATCGACCACAGCCCCATCCAGAGGTCGAGCGCACCGCGCGGGATCCAGTTATCCCCACCGCTGGATCCGGTCCGCCTGGTTGAACCGGTTGTGTGGGTAGCTGCGGGGGCTACCTGCCCACCTGTCATTCAAGTCCCTTGTGGAGGTACTCATGAACAAGCTGCTTGCTGTCAGCGGTGA
- a CDS encoding FxLD family lanthipeptide, which yields MNKLLAVSGDPFELDVEIVREGPVAAALLADTDDGCDTVKGSDC from the coding sequence ATGAACAAGCTGCTTGCTGTCAGCGGTGACCCGTTCGAGTTGGACGTGGAGATCGTGAGGGAGGGGCCGGTCGCTGCGGCGCTGTTGGCCGACACGGACGACGGCTGCGACACCGTGAAGGGCAGCGACTGCTAG
- a CDS encoding amino acid permease gives MTQSALARKTIGTLGLTGAGISASSPVTVVAGGIVATYASTGVAGLPLAVVLLGGALLLLTVGYLALAARTGQAATFYGSLTDGLGRAAGVSGAFVAVVAYYAIQISLFGLLGAVVAASVGGPWWVWAAVAWTVVAVAGIRQLTAGTRIIATVLACQLLILILLVATAVTNPADAQLTVTGFDPSALLVDGWGGVLALSIAAFVGLESPTTYAEEARTPRAVTTAVRAGIAAAAIGYGLCAWAIGVAVGPGQLGDPAAMSGQPWQILAAQHGPILPAVAGLVLAAGIVTAMIALHAVSARYLFALGRDRVVPTVFAATTTAGAPIGGSLAQTLVAGAVIAGTAWIGTDPMLLFTSLSSLAAVAIVALLTATSVAAIVLGLRERRTSHGVWTYGIGPALGTVAGPACWP, from the coding sequence ATGACGCAGTCCGCGTTGGCGCGCAAGACGATCGGCACGCTCGGACTGACCGGGGCTGGTATCTCGGCGTCGTCTCCGGTCACGGTCGTCGCGGGCGGGATCGTCGCCACCTACGCCAGCACCGGCGTTGCCGGGCTGCCCCTGGCGGTGGTGCTCCTCGGGGGCGCACTACTGCTGCTGACGGTCGGCTACCTCGCGCTGGCCGCCCGCACCGGCCAGGCCGCGACATTCTACGGCAGCCTGACCGACGGGCTGGGCCGGGCAGCGGGCGTGTCCGGTGCGTTCGTGGCGGTCGTCGCCTACTACGCCATCCAGATCAGCTTGTTCGGCTTGCTCGGGGCGGTCGTCGCGGCCAGCGTCGGCGGCCCGTGGTGGGTGTGGGCCGCCGTGGCGTGGACGGTGGTCGCGGTCGCCGGGATCCGGCAGCTCACCGCCGGAACCCGGATCATCGCCACCGTCCTGGCCTGCCAACTCCTCATCCTGATCCTGCTGGTGGCCACGGCGGTGACCAACCCTGCCGACGCCCAGCTCACGGTGACCGGCTTCGACCCCTCGGCGCTGCTGGTCGACGGCTGGGGCGGCGTCCTGGCCCTGTCCATCGCCGCGTTCGTCGGCCTGGAGTCGCCGACGACGTATGCCGAGGAGGCCCGCACACCCCGGGCCGTCACGACCGCGGTGCGGGCGGGCATCGCCGCCGCCGCGATCGGATACGGGCTCTGCGCGTGGGCGATCGGCGTCGCTGTCGGTCCCGGCCAGCTCGGCGACCCGGCCGCGATGAGCGGGCAGCCCTGGCAGATCCTCGCCGCCCAGCACGGGCCGATCCTGCCAGCGGTCGCCGGCCTGGTCCTCGCCGCCGGGATCGTCACCGCGATGATCGCCCTCCACGCCGTCAGCGCCCGCTACCTGTTCGCGCTCGGCCGGGACCGGGTCGTGCCGACCGTGTTCGCCGCGACGACCACGGCCGGGGCACCGATCGGCGGCTCACTGGCCCAAACCTTGGTGGCAGGCGCCGTCATCGCCGGCACCGCCTGGATCGGCACCGATCCGATGCTGCTGTTCACGTCGTTGTCCAGCCTCGCCGCCGTCGCCATCGTGGCGCTGCTGACCGCCACCAGCGTTGCGGCGATCGTTCTCGGCCTTCGCGAACGACGCACCTCGCACGGCGTGTGGACGTACGGCATCGGTCCCGCCCTCGGGACGGTGGCGGGGCCTGCCTGCTGGCCGTGA
- a CDS encoding histidine decarboxylase — translation MTTILPTPDTAGRVPIGYPGATDVDFTDLAPLMARKLLNNVGDPYVDGASPGHTKAAERQVVEIIADLVRAGDDRWGYVTTGATEGNLWALREARRRHPTGIVCYTTAAHYSVPKAIDLLAMPSVVVAADDRGEMDYTDLRRRLTKHPGRPALVVATAGTTMTEAVDDLYQINAVLDDIGVPARYVHVDAALAGIPLALLEPDQRPGFDLADSIVVSGHKFLGTPFPCGVLVTSAAAPTQAPVSYIGSPDTTITGSRNGHAPLILRSALQRHGLSGLRTRAEHARELAAHTLTQLTEIRWPAWRHPHAFTVVLDRPPPPAVAARWSIPTENRRSHIVCMPGLTQHDLDRFVNDLRNATRRQRRPIPRPRTAIGYRTGNP, via the coding sequence ATGACCACGATCCTGCCCACCCCGGATACGGCCGGCCGTGTCCCGATCGGCTACCCCGGCGCCACCGACGTCGACTTCACCGACCTCGCACCGCTCATGGCCAGGAAGCTGCTCAACAACGTCGGAGACCCCTACGTCGACGGCGCCAGCCCCGGCCACACCAAGGCCGCCGAGCGGCAGGTTGTCGAGATCATCGCCGACCTGGTACGTGCCGGGGATGACCGGTGGGGCTACGTCACCACCGGTGCCACCGAAGGCAACCTCTGGGCTCTGCGCGAAGCCCGCCGCCGCCACCCGACCGGAATCGTCTGCTACACGACGGCCGCGCACTACTCCGTGCCGAAGGCGATCGACCTGCTCGCGATGCCGTCGGTTGTCGTGGCCGCCGACGACCGCGGCGAGATGGACTACACAGACCTACGCCGGCGCCTCACGAAGCATCCCGGCCGGCCGGCGCTTGTTGTCGCAACCGCTGGTACGACCATGACCGAAGCCGTTGACGACCTGTACCAGATCAACGCCGTGCTCGACGACATCGGCGTGCCGGCACGGTACGTGCACGTCGACGCCGCACTCGCCGGGATACCCCTGGCACTGCTCGAACCCGACCAGCGACCCGGCTTCGACCTCGCCGACAGCATCGTCGTCTCCGGCCACAAGTTCCTCGGCACCCCGTTCCCGTGCGGCGTCCTGGTCACCAGCGCCGCAGCCCCGACCCAGGCACCCGTGTCCTACATCGGCAGCCCGGACACCACCATCACCGGCAGCCGCAACGGACACGCACCCCTGATCCTGCGCTCCGCTCTACAACGACACGGCCTCAGTGGCCTGCGAACCCGCGCCGAACACGCACGCGAACTCGCCGCCCACACCCTCACCCAGCTCACCGAGATCCGCTGGCCCGCCTGGCGCCACCCGCACGCTTTCACCGTCGTCCTCGACCGCCCACCACCACCAGCCGTCGCCGCCCGCTGGTCGATCCCGACCGAGAACAGACGCAGCCACATCGTGTGCATGCCCGGCCTCACCCAGCACGACCTCGACCGATTCGTCAACGACCTCCGCAACGCCACCCGCCGCCAGCGACGACCCATACCCCGCCCAAGAACAGCCATCGGGTACCGCACAGGAAACCCCTGA
- a CDS encoding lantibiotic dehydratase: MFRRVDAATIRIAVHAGPDDAAPWPHRRDVSGIQRWLRAVWQKAGMAEAVWTASPVFAARVEAVLAAGTIDPDRGWRMALALARYLVRAQRRATPFGLFAAVAALRFDAVATVTPLQASMVRVRPDAGWLASLLARLEVDPDVRRGLRVQANNLMLVRGPRIVMGHRPHASLPHRGATSVRNTEAVRLIVSLTTAPMPWAELVDKVAAAFPRFPRASAEALVADLVDHAILISALRPPSTCTDPIGHVLRQLDNSLDRESCRQRTVRADLRSLHAHLGTGRPGSTDLRGLADKMSGLASVPQPLVVDLGLGDRIVLPDQVAAEIVAAVDVLRRLTPDPVGRPEWRSYRARFIDRYGPAGVVPLTQLVDPITGLGYPDHFTRAADSAAASLSGRDERLLTLAQEALIDGVHEVVLDDAAVRSLAGTDQPSGHVSPHADVTAEVRAVSLNALNEGRFTVALTGMGRSAMATGGRFLDLLPDAERERMCREFARLPVAVDGAIPAQLSFPPRNLGAQNALHSRQVLPWLISLAEHRPTSEDVIRLDDLAVAAGHDRLVLVSMSRRRVVEPTVAHAAALHAMPPLGRFLVELPRAMDARLKPFDWGAASCLPFRPALRYGKVLLTAARWRIDPARQPAADASDREWSTTWEALRTRLQLPAWVQVGSGDQRLRLNLDQPMDRALLRAHLDTSAQPITVVEAATPRDFGWLSGRAHEVVVPVASTAAPAPVPAAVAARGAWPPAAAAPVMPGSGGLLSASLAVDPAMMELVLLRGMPVLFADWPEPPLWWFIRMRRPFPHLRLRLHTDDYGDAAVKFGRWASGLRQQGVAGDLNLDTYHPESGRYGNGAALAAAQELFAADSTAAIAQMRTQPEGRIDRQAFTAASMIDLAAGVLGSHTDGCEWLVARPEPAGRVPIDRAVLRQAVTLDPAALPEPVRNAWQQRSQAAARYAAALSASGGPLTPNTVLASLLHLHVVRADGPDEDGEQVTYRLARHIALAAVRRRVRTPGAPR; encoded by the coding sequence ATGTTCCGACGGGTCGATGCGGCCACCATCCGCATCGCCGTACACGCGGGGCCGGATGATGCGGCGCCTTGGCCGCATCGGCGTGACGTCAGTGGCATTCAACGTTGGCTTCGCGCGGTATGGCAGAAGGCCGGTATGGCCGAGGCGGTCTGGACGGCCAGCCCTGTCTTCGCCGCTCGTGTCGAAGCGGTGCTCGCCGCAGGGACCATCGACCCGGACCGGGGCTGGCGGATGGCGTTGGCGTTGGCCCGGTATCTGGTGCGCGCGCAGCGGCGGGCGACGCCGTTCGGGTTGTTCGCGGCGGTGGCGGCGCTGCGCTTCGACGCGGTTGCCACCGTGACACCGTTGCAGGCGTCGATGGTTCGGGTGCGGCCGGACGCTGGCTGGCTCGCGTCCCTGCTTGCGCGGCTTGAAGTCGATCCGGACGTGCGCCGCGGCCTGCGCGTGCAGGCGAACAACCTGATGCTGGTGCGTGGACCTCGGATCGTCATGGGACACCGGCCGCACGCCTCCCTGCCACATAGGGGAGCGACGTCGGTGAGGAACACCGAAGCGGTGCGGCTGATCGTGTCGCTCACCACCGCGCCGATGCCGTGGGCAGAGCTGGTCGACAAGGTCGCCGCCGCGTTTCCACGGTTCCCACGCGCGTCCGCCGAGGCACTGGTCGCCGACCTGGTCGACCACGCGATATTGATCTCGGCCCTTCGCCCGCCGTCAACCTGCACGGACCCGATCGGACATGTCCTGCGCCAGCTCGACAACAGCCTCGACCGTGAGTCCTGCCGGCAGCGAACGGTGCGGGCCGACCTTCGTTCGCTGCACGCCCATCTCGGTACCGGCCGGCCGGGTTCGACGGACCTCCGGGGGCTGGCCGACAAGATGTCCGGTCTGGCATCGGTTCCACAGCCCCTCGTGGTGGACCTCGGGCTCGGAGACCGGATCGTTCTGCCCGACCAGGTCGCCGCCGAGATCGTGGCGGCGGTGGACGTGCTGCGACGCTTGACACCGGACCCGGTGGGACGGCCGGAATGGCGTTCCTATCGTGCCCGGTTCATCGACCGCTATGGCCCGGCGGGCGTGGTGCCGTTGACCCAGTTGGTCGACCCGATTACGGGGCTGGGCTACCCGGACCACTTCACCAGGGCAGCCGACTCAGCCGCGGCGTCGCTGTCCGGCCGGGACGAGCGGCTGCTGACGCTGGCACAAGAAGCGTTGATCGACGGCGTTCATGAGGTGGTTCTCGATGATGCGGCCGTGCGGTCGCTTGCCGGCACCGACCAGCCTTCGGGGCACGTCAGCCCCCACGCCGACGTCACGGCAGAGGTGCGGGCGGTCTCGTTGAACGCATTGAACGAGGGAAGGTTCACGGTGGCGTTGACCGGGATGGGCCGGTCGGCGATGGCGACAGGCGGACGGTTCCTGGACCTGCTGCCCGACGCGGAGCGGGAGCGGATGTGCCGGGAGTTCGCGCGCCTTCCCGTCGCGGTGGACGGGGCCATCCCGGCGCAGCTGAGCTTCCCGCCCCGCAACCTCGGGGCACAGAACGCGCTCCACTCCCGGCAGGTCCTGCCGTGGCTGATCAGCCTGGCCGAGCACCGCCCGACATCCGAGGACGTGATTCGCCTCGACGACCTCGCAGTGGCCGCTGGCCACGATCGGCTGGTGTTGGTGTCGATGTCGCGCCGGCGGGTGGTCGAGCCGACCGTGGCGCATGCCGCAGCCCTGCATGCGATGCCGCCGCTCGGCCGCTTCCTCGTGGAGCTGCCGCGAGCCATGGACGCCCGACTGAAACCGTTCGACTGGGGCGCGGCTTCCTGCCTGCCGTTTCGGCCCGCGCTGCGGTACGGCAAGGTGCTACTGACAGCCGCACGGTGGCGAATCGACCCGGCCAGGCAGCCGGCTGCCGATGCGAGCGACCGCGAATGGTCGACAACCTGGGAGGCCCTGCGGACCAGGCTGCAGCTGCCGGCATGGGTACAGGTCGGTAGCGGCGACCAGCGACTGCGGCTCAACCTCGATCAGCCCATGGACCGAGCCCTGCTGCGCGCCCACCTGGACACCAGCGCCCAGCCGATCACCGTCGTGGAAGCGGCAACTCCGCGCGACTTCGGATGGCTGTCCGGCCGCGCCCACGAGGTCGTCGTACCGGTCGCCTCCACCGCCGCGCCCGCCCCCGTGCCGGCCGCGGTGGCCGCACGAGGCGCATGGCCGCCCGCTGCCGCCGCGCCGGTCATGCCGGGCTCGGGCGGCCTGCTGTCCGCGTCGCTGGCCGTCGACCCGGCCATGATGGAACTGGTCCTGCTGCGGGGGATGCCGGTGCTGTTCGCCGACTGGCCCGAGCCGCCGTTGTGGTGGTTCATCCGCATGCGCCGCCCGTTCCCGCATCTGCGGCTGCGCCTACACACCGACGACTACGGCGACGCTGCGGTCAAGTTTGGCCGCTGGGCCAGCGGGCTTCGGCAGCAGGGTGTTGCCGGCGATCTGAACCTGGACACCTACCATCCCGAGTCCGGCCGATACGGGAACGGCGCCGCGTTGGCCGCCGCGCAGGAGTTGTTCGCCGCCGACTCCACTGCGGCCATTGCCCAAATGAGGACGCAGCCCGAAGGCCGGATCGACCGGCAGGCGTTCACCGCCGCGAGCATGATCGACCTGGCCGCCGGCGTGCTCGGCAGCCACACCGACGGATGCGAGTGGCTGGTCGCGCGTCCTGAGCCAGCCGGGCGGGTGCCGATCGACCGGGCCGTGCTGCGGCAAGCGGTCACCCTCGACCCGGCCGCCCTTCCCGAGCCGGTCCGGAACGCCTGGCAGCAGCGATCCCAGGCCGCAGCCCGCTACGCCGCCGCACTGTCCGCCTCCGGCGGACCACTCACGCCGAACACCGTGCTCGCCTCCCTGCTCCACCTGCACGTCGTCCGTGCCGACGGCCCGGACGAGGACGGCGAGCAGGTCACCTACCGGCTGGCACGCCATATCGCGCTCGCGGCGGTACGCCGCCGTGTCCGCACTCCAGGAGCACCCCGATGA